From one Excalfactoria chinensis isolate bCotChi1 chromosome 9, bCotChi1.hap2, whole genome shotgun sequence genomic stretch:
- the TM4SF19 gene encoding transmembrane 4 L6 family member 19, which produces MCVGRCSRIVGPCLLVLGMLSVLASILLLFPGGAWQYLVDGHISRRAKIMPGTWGGGVMVLLAATHITAVGWRCACCSDCGTRRNAFLSVVLSKLALLGSAICFFFSGLGLTDGPLCLYNTTEPSNGLVWDYPFVDTPGDRGLADSYLFYPSTWSTCLEPVGIVAWHVTFFSLLLLISAAEMVLTFLQIINGCAGCLCGFCEGKEAGLPRVPGVR; this is translated from the exons ATGTGCGTAGGGAGATGCAGCCGCATCGTGGGCCCCTGCTTGCTGGTGCTGGGCATGCTCTCCGTGCTGGccagcatcctgctgctcttccctggCGGGGCCTGGCAGTACCTGGTGGATGGGCACATCAGCAGGAGGGCAAAGATCATGCCAGGAACCTGGGGAGGCGGCGTCATG gtgctgctggcagctaCTCACATCACTGCTGTGGGATGGCGATGCGCCTGCTGCTCTGACTGCGGCACCCGTCGGAAT GCCTTCCTCTCCGTTGTCCTCTCCAAGCTGGCTCTCCTGGGCTCTGCCATCTGCTTCTTCTTCTCGGGGCTGGGCCTGACCGACGGCCCTCTCTGTCTCTACAACACCACTGAACCCAGCAATGGCCTCGTTTGGGACTACCCCTTTGTGGACACACCTGGCGACAG GGGCTTGGCGGATTCCTACCTGTTCTACCCGAGCACCTGGAGCACCTGCCTGGAGCCGGTGGGCATCGTGGCGTGGCACGTCAccttcttctccctcctgctgctcatcAGTGCTGCCGAGATGGTGCTGACCTTCCTGCAGATCATCAATGGCTGCGCTGGGTGCCTCTGCGGCTTCTGCGAGGGGAAGGAGGCAGGGCTGCCCCGTGTGCCCGGAGTGAGGTGA
- the NEU4 gene encoding sialidase-4 isoform X2, with amino-acid sequence MPTPTCWCCAAAPSMAATWRTPEAFQIVTGQNVTRLCCVTSADQGQSWSKATDLTQQVIGRAIKEWATFALGPGHGIQLRSGRLLVPAYSYHIDCKECFGQLCKTTPHSFAFYSDDHGQSWRFGEFIPNLQTGECQLVSVDEEDGSNVLYCNARSPLGFRVQALSTDDGAVFHGGQLVPRLVEPPHGCHGSIIGFPAPLVYGPQLRSALQVAGSETSAGPHSCASFQRDPKGTSGPFFQAPTWVLYSHPTSSMSRVNMGVHLSTFPRDADSWTEPWVIYEGPSAYSDLAYMELPHSQFPISGGPAIAFACLYENGKRSPYEQISFSMFTLHDVLQNIPLTAAVPRRKRRRRSCCVS; translated from the exons ATGCCCACGCCAACCTGCTGGTGCTGCGCCGCGGCACCGTCTATGGCAGCTACGTGGAG GACACCCGAAGCCTTCCAGATTGTCACCGGGCAGAACGTAACCCGCCTCTGCTGCGTCACCAGCGCCGATCAGGGCCAGAGCTGGAGCAAGGCCACCGACCTGACCCAGCAGGTCATCGGCCGGGCCATCAAAG AGTGGGCCACCTTCGCGCTGGGCCCAGGGCATGGGATCCAGCTGCGCTCCGGCCGGCTGCTGGTgcctgcctacagctaccacatCGACTGCAAGGAATGCTTCGGGCAGCTCTGCAAGACCACCCCGCACTCTTTTGCCTTCTACAGTGACGACCACGGCCAGAGCTGGCGTTTTGGGGAGTTCATCCCCAACCTGCAGACAGGAGAGTGCCAGCTGGTCTCTGTGGACGAGGAGGACGGCTCCAACGTCCTCTACTGCAACGCCCGCAGCCCCCTGGGCTTCCGCGTCCAGGCGCTGAGCACTGATGACGGGGCTGTCTTCCATGGGGGGCAGCTGGTCCCACGGCTGGTCGAGCCCCCACACGGCTGTCATGGCAGCATCATCGGCTTCCCCGCACCTTTGGTGTACGGCCCTCAGCTCCGCTCGGCTCTGCAGGTTGCTGGCAGTGAGACTTCAGCGGGACCTCACAGCTGTGCCTCGTTCCAAAGGGACCCCAAAGGCACTTCTGGGCCTTTCTTCCAAGCGCCGACATGGGTGCTCTACTCACACCCCACCAGCTCCATGTCACGGGTCAACATGGGGGTTCACCTCAGCACCTTCCCCAGGGATGCGGACAGTTGGACTGAGCCCTGGGTCATCTACGAGGGCCCGAGCGCTTACTCAGACCTGGCTTACATGGAGCTTCCCCACAGCCAGTTCCCCATCTCTGGTGGCCCGGCCATCGCTTTCGCCTGTCTGTACGAGAATGGGAAGCGCTCCCCCTATGAGCAGATCTCCTTCAGCATGTTCACACTGCACGACGTGCTCCAGAACATCCCCCTGACAGCTGCAGTGCCCCGCAGGAAGCGCAGGAGAAGGAGCTGTTGTGTCTCCTAG
- the NEU4 gene encoding sialidase-4 isoform X1: MGSRHFPARTVLFEKESTGVTYRVPALLYLPCVAKLLAFAEERLSADDAHANLLVLRRGTVYGSYVEWEDMRVLETAALQHHRSMNPCPLYDEFTGTLFLFFITVLGRTPEAFQIVTGQNVTRLCCVTSADQGQSWSKATDLTQQVIGRAIKEWATFALGPGHGIQLRSGRLLVPAYSYHIDCKECFGQLCKTTPHSFAFYSDDHGQSWRFGEFIPNLQTGECQLVSVDEEDGSNVLYCNARSPLGFRVQALSTDDGAVFHGGQLVPRLVEPPHGCHGSIIGFPAPLVYGPQLRSALQVAGSETSAGPHSCASFQRDPKGTSGPFFQAPTWVLYSHPTSSMSRVNMGVHLSTFPRDADSWTEPWVIYEGPSAYSDLAYMELPHSQFPISGGPAIAFACLYENGKRSPYEQISFSMFTLHDVLQNIPLTAAVPRRKRRRRSCCVS, from the exons ATGGGCTCCCGGCACTTCCCTGCCCGCACCGTGCTCTTTGAGAAGGAGTCCACCGGTGTCACATACCGTGTGCCAGCCCTGCTCTACCTGCCCTGTGTGGCCAAGCTGCTGGCCTTCGCCGAGGAGCGGCTGAGCGCCGACGATGCCCACGCCAACCTGCTGGTGCTGCGCCGCGGCACCGTCTATGGCAGCTACGTGGAG TGGGAAGACATGCGGGTGCtggagacagcagcactgcagcaccaccGCTCCATGAACCCCTGCCCGCTCTACGACGAGTTCACCGGcaccctcttcctcttcttcatcacGGTGCTGGGCAGGACACCCGAAGCCTTCCAGATTGTCACCGGGCAGAACGTAACCCGCCTCTGCTGCGTCACCAGCGCCGATCAGGGCCAGAGCTGGAGCAAGGCCACCGACCTGACCCAGCAGGTCATCGGCCGGGCCATCAAAG AGTGGGCCACCTTCGCGCTGGGCCCAGGGCATGGGATCCAGCTGCGCTCCGGCCGGCTGCTGGTgcctgcctacagctaccacatCGACTGCAAGGAATGCTTCGGGCAGCTCTGCAAGACCACCCCGCACTCTTTTGCCTTCTACAGTGACGACCACGGCCAGAGCTGGCGTTTTGGGGAGTTCATCCCCAACCTGCAGACAGGAGAGTGCCAGCTGGTCTCTGTGGACGAGGAGGACGGCTCCAACGTCCTCTACTGCAACGCCCGCAGCCCCCTGGGCTTCCGCGTCCAGGCGCTGAGCACTGATGACGGGGCTGTCTTCCATGGGGGGCAGCTGGTCCCACGGCTGGTCGAGCCCCCACACGGCTGTCATGGCAGCATCATCGGCTTCCCCGCACCTTTGGTGTACGGCCCTCAGCTCCGCTCGGCTCTGCAGGTTGCTGGCAGTGAGACTTCAGCGGGACCTCACAGCTGTGCCTCGTTCCAAAGGGACCCCAAAGGCACTTCTGGGCCTTTCTTCCAAGCGCCGACATGGGTGCTCTACTCACACCCCACCAGCTCCATGTCACGGGTCAACATGGGGGTTCACCTCAGCACCTTCCCCAGGGATGCGGACAGTTGGACTGAGCCCTGGGTCATCTACGAGGGCCCGAGCGCTTACTCAGACCTGGCTTACATGGAGCTTCCCCACAGCCAGTTCCCCATCTCTGGTGGCCCGGCCATCGCTTTCGCCTGTCTGTACGAGAATGGGAAGCGCTCCCCCTATGAGCAGATCTCCTTCAGCATGTTCACACTGCACGACGTGCTCCAGAACATCCCCCTGACAGCTGCAGTGCCCCGCAGGAAGCGCAGGAGAAGGAGCTGTTGTGTCTCCTAG
- the GAL3ST2 gene encoding galactose-3-O-sulfotransferase 2, protein MKTHGRASRSIKNLFFVNLFLGLAFLLGFFHANSRNRLFQRSSTELPPSPMPCQAKTNVMFLKTHKTASSTILNILFRFTERHKLTAALPAGQLFHLGYPERFVASFVEDFETQGQNYNIMCNHLRFNPTEVHKVMAKNTFYFSILRNPIALLESSYVYYKNSAPAFSRSKDVNEYLASPLKYYHKEDYRKNIYSKNSMWFDFGYDNNAEDNDNYVQSVLDETEENFHLILIADYFDESMILLKHTLCWDLDDVVYFKLNSRSNETVQALTAESKERVKKWCSLDWKLYLHFNQSFWRRIEETIGLEELEKEVNGLRMRQKELMETCLLDQEAVVKAHIKDKALLPFQSGSANILGYNLRPDLDNETLKKCQKMVMPELQYTSYLYSLQYPHKKRKPMNFPKLWSSSQKT, encoded by the exons ATGAAAACCCATGGGCGTGCTTCAAG GTCTATCAAAAATCTCTTCTTTGTCAACCTGTTCCTGGGACTTGCCTTCCTGTTGGGATTCTTCCATGCAAATAGCAGGAACCGTCT ATTCCAGAGGAGCTCTACAGAGCTGCCGCCGTCCCCCATGCCCTGCCAAGCCAAGACCAACGTCATGTTCCTCAAGACCCACAAGACGGCCAGCAGCACCATCCTCAACATCCTGTTCCGCTTCACCGAGAGGCACAAACTCACGGCCGCCCTCCCCGCTGGCCAGCTCTTCCACCTGGGTTACCCAGAGAGATTCGTTGCCAGTTTTGTGGAGGATTTTGAAACCCAAGGGCAAAACTACAACATCATGTGCAACCACCTGCGCTTCAACCCCACTGAG GTGCACAAGGTGATGGCAAAGAACACCTTCTACTTCTCCATCCTGAGGAACCCCATTGCTCTGCTGGAATCTTCCTACGTCTACTACAAGAACTCGGCACCTGCCTTCAGTAGATCCAAGGATGTGAATGAGTACCTGGCGTCACCCCTGAAATATTACCATAAGGAGGATTACAGGAAAAACATCTACTCCAAGAATAGTATGTGGTTTGACTTCGGCTATGATAACAACGCAGAGGACAATGACAACTATGTCCAGTCTGTCTTGGATGAGACCGAAGAGAACTTCCACCTGATTTTGATAGCAGACTACTTTGATGAGTCCATGATCCTCCTGAAACACACTTTGTGCTGGGATTTAGATGATGTGGTTTACTTCAAGCTCAATTCCAGAAGCAATGAGACTGTCCAGGCCCTGACTGCAGAAAGCAAGGAGAGGGTAAAAAAGTGGTGCTCACTGGACTGGAAGCTCTACCTGCACTTCAACCAGAGCTTCTGGAGGAGGATTGAGGAGACCATAGGGCTTGAGGAGCTGGAGAAGGAGGTAAATGGCCTGCGAATGAGACAGAAGGAGCTGATGGAGACCTGCCTCTTGGACCAGGAGGCTGTGGTGAAGGCTCACATCAAGGACAAGGCTCTCTTGCCTTTCCAGTCAGGGTCGGCGAATATCCTCGGTTATAACCTCAGACCGGACTTAGACAACGAGACTCTGAAAAAATGCCAGAAAATGGTTATGCCAGAGCTCCAGTACACGTCCTACCTCTACTCCCTCCAGTACCCGCACAAGAAGAGGAAGCCCATGAACTTCCCTAAGCTGTGGAGCAGTTCCCAGAAGACATAG